In Leguminivora glycinivorella isolate SPB_JAAS2020 chromosome 20, LegGlyc_1.1, whole genome shotgun sequence, the following proteins share a genomic window:
- the LOC125237142 gene encoding uncharacterized protein LOC125237142 produces the protein MSPKNPDLYKIFPVNFLFSFTTDTQDALIELMTLKIKTSNNLLLIKSTLETGVKKVKTDSEIVKSIVKILLKKQKSKNNSELFSDPVFQISCIILPIIAKEKRAITTSAYRSILADLQEKIHKTMLDAFKKIDFSENLFQDTGNIEDSVMSDNAMAALNAMEAYSLTLSKYCETNDAAESKNLDFLWSGFSFFMENAIQAIQNPDSKPPHIESSIHLLNVSLRYIKKLEHHDIFKDKDGLFLKIWRSVKERLLMGDKQKRISDSCLENISVALKFVLEYSSVECFSKQFVGDLGSLAALKDPITLKDETATTLLTSHRVSKYLTTQCLKANLIGPKCAALSKEIYKSCKTLRSWVQDNFEYGLEVKGERVVGEKEVVVEGVVCDVLRSHLDVLAEIVLAARRIILDYKFLDSIFELLHQIHGIMCCNNKRVRCIVEWLAFFKLYDGSTAVLNSLLVSREEILEDRWPCYMQCYRALVFSLCERSSSQIELDKATEDRLAEAAHSIEKLTQSICKRKAHISRLATYTVADISSWLERTAPSKMVRQHLENSVVLFIQASDSNHAMAFLRRALAGSPGQMTMTNLYTMYKRYHKYTGNA, from the exons ATGAGTCCAAAGAACCCGGATTTGTACAAAATATTCCCCGTGAATTTCTTATTTTCTTTCACAACTGATACACAAGATGCTTTGATAGAATTAAtgacacttaaaataaaaacttcaAACAATTTGCTTTTAATCAAAAGCACGTTAGAAACTGGTgtcaaaaaagtaaaaactgATAGCGAAATTGTGAAAAGCATAGTTAAAATActtcttaagaaacaaaaaagcaaaaacAACTCCGAGTTATTTTCCGATCCAGTGTTTCAAATAAGCTGTATAATTTTGCCTATTATAGCTAAAGAAAAGCGAGCTATCACTACAAGCGCGTACAGATCTATATTAGCTGATTTGCAGGAAAAAATACACAAGACCATGCTAGATGCGTTTAAGAAGATCGATTTTAGTGAGAATTTATTTCAAGATACTGGCAACATTGAAGATTCAGTGATGTCTGACAATGCAATGGCGGCACTGAACGCGATGGAGGCATATTCTCTGACGTTGTCGAAATATTGTGAAACTAATGACGCTGCGGAAAGCAAGAATTTGGACTTCCTTTGGTCTGGATTTAGCTTTTTCATGGAGAATGCT ATCCAAGCAATACAAAACCCAGATTCAAAACCACCACACATCGAATCTTCCATCCATTTACTGAACGTATCACTTCGCTACATAAAAAAACTAGAACACCACGACATATTCAAAGACAAGGACggtttgtttttaaaaatatggcgaaGCGTCAAAGAGAGATTGCTTATGGGTGATAAACAAAAGAGGATCAGCGATAGTTGTTTAGAGAATATAAGTGTGGCTTTGAAGTTTGTGTTGGAGTACTCGTCTGTTGAGTGCTTTAGCAAGCAGTTCGTTGGGGATTTGGGCAGTTTGGCAGCATTgaag GACCCTATCACCCTAAAAGACGAAACCGCAACCACATTACTGACCTCCCACAGAGTATCAAAGTACCTCACCACCCAATGTCTAAAAGCCAACTTAATAGGCCCCAAATGCGCCGCCCTGTCCAAAGAGATATATAAAAGTTGTAAAACATTAAGGTCTTGGGTTCAGGATAATTTTGAGTATGGGTTAGAGGTTAAGGGGGAGAGGGTAGTGGGAGAAAAGGAGGTGGTGGTAGAGGGGGTGGTTTGTGACGTGCTGAGGAGCCATTTGGACGTGTTGGCGGAAATCGTCTTGGCTGCTAGGAGG atAATCCTCGACTACAAATTCCTAGACTCAATCTTCGAGCTCCTCCACCAGATACACGGCATTATGTGCTGTAACAACAAGCGCGTAAGGTGCATAGTGGAGTGGCTGGCGTTCTTCAAGTTGTACGATGGGTCTACAGCGGTTTTGAACAGCTTACTCGTATCTAGAGAAGAGATTTTGGAAGACAG ATGGCCGTGCTACATGCAATGCTACAGGGCGCTCGTATTTTCTTTGTGCGAACGATCTTCGTCGCAAATCGAACTGGATAAAGCTACTGAAGACAGACTGGCTGAGGCGGCTCATTCTATAGAGAA actAACCCAATCCATCTGCAAGCGGAAGGCCCACATATCCCGTCTCGCTACATACACAGTCGCCGACATTTCCTCCTGGCTCGAGCGCACCGCCCCCTCCAAAATGGTGCGGCAGCATCTAGAAAATTCCGTAGTACTGTTCATACAAGCGTCAGACAGTAATCATGCTATGGCGTTCTTAAGGAGGGCTTTGGCTGGCTCGCCGGGACAAATGACTATGACTAATTTGTATACTATGTATAAGAGATATCATAAGTACACTGGCAATGCTTAA